From Arachis stenosperma cultivar V10309 chromosome 2, arast.V10309.gnm1.PFL2, whole genome shotgun sequence, one genomic window encodes:
- the LOC130963341 gene encoding putative glycine-rich cell wall structural protein 1, translating to MEGMGQGRRRGRGRNREGGRGGRIRRGGDDNGECGDDSGGDDDEGRAEGGGGGRDDSGGSGYDLEGGFDVSRGVYGGRDGGGGGRGGGGGGGDSGY from the coding sequence ATGGAGGGGATGGGTCAAGGTCGTCGACGAGGAAGGGGGCGCAATCGAGAGGGAGGGAGGGGTGGACGTATTAGGAGAGGCGGGGATGACAATGGTGAATGTGGAGATGACAGTGGTGGAGATGATGATGAGGGTAGAGCTGAAGGTGGTGGTGGAGGTAGAGATGATAGTGGTGGTAGTGGTTATGATTTAGAGGGTGGATTTGATGTTAGTAGAGGTGTTTATGGAGGTAGAGATGGTGGCGGTGGAGGTCgtggaggtggtggtggtgggggTGACAGTGGCTATTAG
- the LOC130959900 gene encoding abscisic acid receptor PYL4-like, which translates to MPPNPPKSSMLVHRINHTTTTGGAATVTGCNHLKKNSSPAVVIPDAVARYHTHAVAANQCCSAVVQEIAAPVSAVWSVVRRFDNPQAYKHFVKSCHVIGGDGAVGTVREVHVISGLPAGRSTERLEILDEEEHVLSFSVVGGDHRLANYRSVTTLHSSGGGDSSGSGTVVVESYVVDVPPGNTKEDTCVFVDTIVKCNLQSLAHIAENLTRRNCINNNNTKFCT; encoded by the coding sequence ATGCCTCCAAATCCACCAAAGTCTTCTATGCTAGTCCACCGGATCAACCACACCACTACCACCGGTGGTGCGGCCACTGTCACCGGATGCAATCATCTTAAGAAGAATTCTTCACCGGCCGTCGTCATCCCTGACGCTGTGGCGAGATACCACACGCATGCTGTAGCGGCGAACCAGTGCTGCTCAGCGGTGGTGCAGGAGATTGCCGCGCCGGTTTCCGCCGTATGGTCCGTCGTCCGCCGCTTTGACAACCCCCAGGCCTACAAGCACTTCGTGAAGAGCTGCCACGTAATCGGCGGCGATGGCGCCGTAGGTACAGTCCGTGAGGTCCACGTCATCTCCGGCCTCCCCGCTGGCCGGAGCACCGAGAGACTCGAGATCCTCGACGAAGAAGAGCACGTCCTCAGCTTTAGCGTCGTCGGCGGCGACCACCGCCTCGCGAACTACCGATCCGTTACTACGCTTCATTCCTCCGGCGGCGGAGATTCCTCCGGCTCCGGCACGGTGGTTGTGGAATCTTACGTGGTGGATGTGCCTCCGGGGAACACAAAAGAAGACACGTGCGTTTTTGTGGACACAATTGTAAAATGCAACCTTCAATCTTTGGCGCATATCGCTGAGAATT